A single window of Streptomyces sp. NBC_00464 DNA harbors:
- a CDS encoding SDR family oxidoreductase yields the protein MDVNLRGLAHASAVVLAAMRALGARGLWNMEGFGSGNQKAPGLAAYGTTKRAVTYLTDALAKELGKDSPVTVAHLSPGMVVTDLLAQDYTPEELAKAKKIFNILADTVETVTPWLAEQVLAGVPNGGRSPGSPPRRRSAGSPPPPSANGTSSHDHE from the coding sequence ATCGACGTCAACCTCCGCGGCCTCGCCCACGCCAGCGCCGTCGTCCTGGCCGCCATGCGCGCCTTGGGGGCACGGGGCCTGTGGAACATGGAGGGCTTCGGCTCCGGCAACCAGAAGGCGCCCGGGCTCGCCGCGTACGGCACCACGAAACGCGCCGTCACGTACCTGACCGACGCCCTGGCCAAAGAGCTCGGCAAGGACTCCCCCGTCACCGTGGCGCACCTGTCGCCCGGCATGGTCGTCACCGACCTGCTCGCCCAGGACTACACCCCGGAGGAGCTCGCCAAGGCGAAGAAGATCTTCAACATCCTCGCCGACACCGTCGAGACCGTCACCCCGTGGCTCGCCGAGCAGGTCCTCGCCGGGGTGCCCAACGGCGGGCGGTCGCCTGGCTCACCACCCCGAAGGCGGTCGGCCGGTTCGCCACCGCCGCCTTCCGCAAACGGGACCTCTTCGCATGACCACGAATGA